Genomic segment of Candidatus Binatia bacterium:
CTTCGGCACGCACAACATTCACAAGCTCGGCGCCATGGTGCGCCAGGCGGAGTCGCGAGGAAATCGCCCGGTCGAGATCGCCTTCTATCGCGACCCGTCTTACATGGAAGACCCCGGAGCGCGGACCGCGGTCCACGGTGCCAAGGCGTACGTGACGATCATGCACGGATGCAACAAGGTCTGTAGTTTTTGCATCGTTCCTTACGTCCGCGGCAGGGAGATCAGCCGCCCGAGCGAAAGCATCCTGCGCGAGATCGAAGAGCTGGCCGCGCAAGGCGTCAAAGAAGTGATGCTGTTGGGGCAGAACGTGAACTCTTACGGTAAGACCTCGGCCGGCGAGCTGTCGTTCCCGGAATTGTTGCGTCGGGTCAACGACGTCGCGGGATTGGAGCGAATCCGATTTACGACTTCGCACCCGGAAGATCTGTCGCCGGGGCTCATCGAAGCCTACGCGAGCCTGGAAAAGCTTTGCGAACATCTCCACTTGCCGGTCCAGTCGGGCTCCGATACCGTACTCCAAAGAATGCGCCGGGGATACACTCGCGAGGAGTATATGAGCCGAATCCGGCGTTTGCGCGACCGATGTCCCGGCGTGGCGCTGAGCACCGATATCATCGTGGGCTTTCCCGGCGAAAGCGAAGAAGAATTCGAGAGGAGTCTAGAAATCCTCCAAGAGGTAGCGTATGATGACATCTACGCTTTTACTTACTCGCCTCGCCCGCATACGCTGTCCAACAGAATGTACGCGGACGACGTGGTCGAGGACGTGAAGAAAGAGCGTCTGGAGAGAGCGTTGAGGATGCAGGAGAAGATTTCGCGGCGTAAAAACCAGGACCGCGTAGGGAGCGTGGAGGAAATCTTGGTGGAAGGCGCCGCCAAATTGGGGCGTGGTCATATGATGGGACGGACGAGAACCAATCGGATCGTGAACTTCCCGGGACCGGACGAGCTTTCCGGCCAATCGGCCCGGGTCCGAATTACCGCCGCCGCGGCCAACTCGCTGTTAGGAGAAGTGATCACAGCACAGTAAAAGGGGGTTAGCATGGCAAAGAGGGACGACTCCATACAGATGGCCGTCGGCGGTTTGACTTTGGATCCGGTCACCAAGACGCCGATCGTGATTTTGAAGGACACCGACAATAAGTTGAACCTGCCGATCTGGATCGGCCTCTCGGAAGCCACGGCCATGGCGACCGAGATCGAAGGAATCAAGATGGCTCGTCCCATGACCCACGACCTGTTGAAAAACATGCTCACCGAGATGGGCGGATCCGTCGACTGCGTTGAAATCACCGAGCTCAAAGAGAATACCTATTATGCGTTGATCTACCTGAAGATCGCCGGCCGCGAGATCGCTATCGATTCACGGCCCAGCGACGCCATCGCGCTGGCGCTGAGAACCAAGACGCCGATCTACGTCGCCAAGGCCGTCCTGGAGGCGTCGAGCATTCTTCAGCAGGCGGACGAAGGCAAAGAACAGCAGGACGTGGCCAACGTCTCCAACATCTCAAAGGAAAAATGGGGCGAGATTCTGGAGAAGATGACGCCCGATGATTTCAAGTACAAAACCTGATCGTCCTCAATCCAACCCGATTTTTACTTTTGAAATAATTCCACATCCTCGGGCCGAATGCTGAGCGCTCCTAAACGAATAACCCGGAAGGAAATCCGCCAGCCGGATCGGTTCGTGACGCTGCTGCGGCGGGGCGTTTCATTTTTTAACGCAAATCGGCCTTCCGTCATCGTCGCGGCGGCGATATTGGTCGTGATCGTCGCGGCACTGGTCGGCTGGGATTTCTACAGCAGCCGACAAAACCGTTTGGCGGCGGAAGAATACGCGCGCGCCGTGAATCTCTACCACGACGCCAAGTACAAAGAAGCTCTGGAAGCCTTGAAGCGTCTAGAAATTTATAAGTCGTCGTTCTACAGCCGGCTCGGTTTGCTTTACACGGCCAACACCCAAGCGGCGCTTCAGGACGTCTCGAAAGCCGCGGAGGCATTGCGCCAGTTGCTCGCCAAGGAGCAGCGAGAGCCCTTCGTGCGCCAGACAGCGTACGTTTCTCTGGGTTATACTCAAGAAGAGTCAGGACAGTGCCAGGAAGCCATCTTCAGCTTCGCGGAAGCGGAAAAAATCGCCGGCCCTCTCAAAGCGGACGCATCTCTGGGTAAGGCGCGTTGCAGCGCGCTGACTGGGAATCTGAAAGAGGCGCTTGCATCCTATCGCGCGTACATAAGGGATAATCCTTCCTCCGACCGGGTTAACGCCATCACCTTGCGCATCCAGGAGCTCGAAGCCAAGATCGGGCAAAGCGCTCCACCGGTAAAATAAAGCTCTCTACTTCTTAAACCTCGTTCAGTGTACGCAGATGGTTGATTTCGTGATTTCGCCCGCGATCGGCCGTTTTGATACTGAGGCAGA
This window contains:
- a CDS encoding bifunctional nuclease family protein; translated protein: MAKRDDSIQMAVGGLTLDPVTKTPIVILKDTDNKLNLPIWIGLSEATAMATEIEGIKMARPMTHDLLKNMLTEMGGSVDCVEITELKENTYYALIYLKIAGREIAIDSRPSDAIALALRTKTPIYVAKAVLEASSILQQADEGKEQQDVANVSNISKEKWGEILEKMTPDDFKYKT
- the miaB gene encoding tRNA (N6-isopentenyl adenosine(37)-C2)-methylthiotransferase MiaB, which produces MKRLYIQTYGCQMNQYDSERIARLMSLEGYAPTERADEADLILLNTCSVRDKAEQKVYSMLGRWRELKEKKPGVIIGVGGCVAQQEGEALLRRVSHLDLVFGTHNIHKLGAMVRQAESRGNRPVEIAFYRDPSYMEDPGARTAVHGAKAYVTIMHGCNKVCSFCIVPYVRGREISRPSESILREIEELAAQGVKEVMLLGQNVNSYGKTSAGELSFPELLRRVNDVAGLERIRFTTSHPEDLSPGLIEAYASLEKLCEHLHLPVQSGSDTVLQRMRRGYTREEYMSRIRRLRDRCPGVALSTDIIVGFPGESEEEFERSLEILQEVAYDDIYAFTYSPRPHTLSNRMYADDVVEDVKKERLERALRMQEKISRRKNQDRVGSVEEILVEGAAKLGRGHMMGRTRTNRIVNFPGPDELSGQSARVRITAAAANSLLGEVITAQ
- a CDS encoding tetratricopeptide repeat protein, whose amino-acid sequence is MTLLRRGVSFFNANRPSVIVAAAILVVIVAALVGWDFYSSRQNRLAAEEYARAVNLYHDAKYKEALEALKRLEIYKSSFYSRLGLLYTANTQAALQDVSKAAEALRQLLAKEQREPFVRQTAYVSLGYTQEESGQCQEAIFSFAEAEKIAGPLKADASLGKARCSALTGNLKEALASYRAYIRDNPSSDRVNAITLRIQELEAKIGQSAPPVK